Within Candidatus Methylomirabilis lanthanidiphila, the genomic segment GATACCGCAGTCAGTTACCGGCTCCCGAAGCGGTATGGCTTCTTGACGATCGGCGCAACAAATCTCTTTAATCGAAAATTCAAGTATCAGGAAACCGACTTGAAGAATCCGGCAATACAACCAGATAGAACTTTCTTTGCTAGACTCACGTTATCGTTTTAGTGGCGTGCCGTTAACAGTCTAACAATAGGACTGACTTCTTTGCGAAAGCTCATTATGCTGGTCGCGCGTGGAAAGTAACCAATAACATCCAATTACATCACAAAGGGGGGGCAACTCATGAAACTCAAACTGACGCTTCTCGTAATGTTCACAGCTATTGTGTCCTTTGCTTGCGCTAGCTATCCACGGGGTGCCTCCCAGGAAGGCATCCAGCTAGGAACACGCAATCATCCACACGCACCGATTACAGTTCAGCGGACCGATTCGATTTTTGGCGGAGAGTGCGTAGCGAAGTTGATATTTGACAACGACAGTGGCGCCCTAACAAAGGTAGAAACTGAGAAACCCTGCGTTGTGAAAGAGGAGCGCTTGTTGGTGAATGGCCGCGAGGTCATAGATCTCTCCGGCTCAATCGAATTTGGTGGTAGCTGCAAACGTTGTTATTCAAACGGACAATGTATTGTCGACTACTCCAAGAATTGCTGACCGAGATAGCTCCTGAGGATAAGCGTACGACATTTGGTGAGCGTCCGCCCTCTCGCCACCTGTTATGAGGCAGCAGGAGCGGGTACTCCTTCGCAGGCTGGCGCGCCTCCATCACGCGGCCAGCCTTGAGTCGAGAATCGTAACTTGAAGGAGGGTGTGAAAGAAGTACGCTGGAAGGAAAGGCTAACCGCATCTAAATCAAAAGAGGAGATGAATATGAGAAAGATAACAATGAGAATCGTCCTGGTTGCTGGGTTAGCAGTGGCCTAGCTGTTGTCTAGTTTACCGATGGCCCATGCCGTGCGCATTGTCATCTTTCAAGGGGACAAATATATCGTATTGCCCCATCGATAGGCGTCTCCAGGGATCTCGCCTTCGCCTATCCCTTACAGTTACAGCCACGAGGTTGTATGACGCACCAGATCGCTCGTCTAGTTATATGATGGCGCCCACATCACAGATGTGGGCGCATCGTCGACTCGGGTGGATTGCATGGGGATGCTCGATGACCGGTAACGAAGGGGTGCGGCCCACGCTACAAGCCGTTCTCATTGCCGTCCCGGCTTTCGCGGCCATGCTCATTCTCATCAATCTCCCTCTCTTCTCTCTGCTCGAGTTGAAGGGACTGGATCTGCTGTTTCGCATGCGGGGGCCCCTCGCCCCTCCCGGCGAGATCGTCGTCGTTGCCATCGATGAGCCGTCGTTTGCGGAAATTATGACGCAGTGGCCCTGGCCTCGCCGCCTTCATGCCCGTCTGATCGAGCAACTGAAGAAGGCGGGGGCCAGGGTCATCGCGTTCGATATCCTCTTCGCGGAACCATCTCAACCCGAGGAGGATCGGGCTTTGGCGCAGGCCATCCACGCGGCCGGAAACGTCGTCCTTGCCGGCGAGCGGTCGGTCGTAACCGATGCGCTGTTTCGTCAGACGATCCTCGTCGATCCCATCGAACTCTTCAAGGCGACCGCGTCAGTAGGAATTGCCACCCTTCCGATCGATCCTGATGGAATCGTAAGACGACCTCTCCCCTTCTCGAATGATCTCCCCTCGTTTGCCTCCCAGATCGTCAGGCTGTACCAGGGACAGGCGCCGTACGCAAGTCAGACGGATTCCTCCGACACGACCCTGATCAACTATTTCGGCCCACCGAGGACCGTCAAGACGATCTCCTATTACCAGGCTCTCGAGGCCGACCGGATGCTTCCGTCAGGAACCTTTACCGACAAGATCGTCCTGGTGGGTCGGGCCGTCCAGGCGGCGCCTGAACCGCAGCGAGCCTCACCCGACGTCTTTCCGACCCCGTTTTCCTTCGACGCGGGCGGTCCCACCGCCGGTGTCGAGATCCATGCCACGATCGTCGCCAACCTCTTGACGAAACAGATGGTGACCGAACCCCCAGGGGCGGTACGCTATGGTCTGCTCTTTCTCCTGGCGCTGATCGGCAGCCTGAGCACCATGCGTCTCAAGCCGTTATGGGCAGCCGGAGCGATCCTCGGCCTGTCGATACTGTTTCTCTTGTTCGCCTTCGGATTCTTTACGAAAGGACTTGTGTGGCTGCCTATCTTCGCCGGGATGGTACAACTCGGTCTGGTCTACGGCGGGTATTTGATCGCGCAGGTCTTCTCTGCTCAGCGGGAACGACGTCTGGCGCTTGAGGCGATGAACCGGGAGCTGGAACAAAAGGTCAAAGAGCGGACAGCCCAATATGTCGCCGCGAATGAAGAGCTAGTGAAGGAGCAACACGAGCTGGAGAAAACTCTGCACGAGTTGGCCCAGACCCAGAATGAGCTGCTCCAGTCCGAGAAGATGGCGTCCCTGGGTTTTCTAGTAGCGGGGGTCGCTCATGAGCTGAACAATCCGATCAGCTTTGTCCATAGTAATATGGATTTTATCGGGGAATATGTTCTGAGGCTTAAAGGAGTACTTGAGGCGTATGAGACGATTACGCTACCCGATGGGCCTGCCTACCAGCAACTTGCAGAGCTGAAAAAGGGAGCGAGACTGGACCGCACTCTCCATACATTAGATGAACTGATCACCAGTTGTAAGCGGGGTACGGAACGGGTGAAGAGAGTTGTCTTGGACCTCGGAACCTTTGCCAGGGCGGACGATGTCGATCCCGCCCCCGCCGACCTGCATGAAGGGCTCGAAATCACCCTCAATCTTCTCGCAAAAGAGTACAGGGATCGGATCACTGTCCATCGAGAGTATGGAACTCTGCCGCAGGTCGAGTGTCATGCCGGCCAGATCAACCAGGTATTTATGAATCTGCTGCTCAATGCCGCTCAAGCGATTCCTGAGACCGGAGACGTCTGGATCAACACCTCGTCCCACGGAGATAAGGTCGTCGTGATCATTAAGGACAACGGCTGCGGCATTCCCGAGGCGAATCTGCCCAGGATCTTTGATCCCTTCTTTACGACGAAGAAGGTTGGTGAAGGGATGGGGCTGGGTCTGAGTATCAGCTACGGGATCATCCAGAAACATGGCGGCAACATGCGTGTGTCGAGTCCTGATCGGCAGGGAACGGAGTTCACCATTGAGCTGCCGGTCAAGTGGAGCGGTACAAAATGAACCGGTATGGGATGCTGATCGTCGATGACGAGAGGGATATTTTAACAACCCTCTCCTTGACGTTCGAAGAGGACTACGATGTCTTCCAGGCCAACAGCGGCGCTGAAGGGCTGGCAATCCTGGAGCGAGAGGAGATCGCGCTCATCATTGCGGACCAACGGATGCCGGAAATGACAGGGGTCGAATTCCTGGAGCGATCTATCGCGAAGCGGCCACAGGCCATCAGGATCATCCTCACCGGCTATACGGATACGGCATCTCTCATCCGGGCTATCAACGCCGGCAGGATCTATCGCTATGTGACCAAACCCTGGAATCGGGATGAATTGAGGATCACGGTCAAGCGCGCGTTCGAAAGTTATGAACTGGCTATGGAGAACCAGCGGCTCCTCAGGGAGTTGCAAGCGGCCAACGAACGGCTACAGACGGAGAATCTGTATCTGAAGCGCGAGGTCGAAAAGGCTCCCCGTAGCGACACGATCATCGGTAATAGTCCAGCTATGAGGCGGGTCTTCGATCTGATAGAAAAGGTGATCGACAGTTCCGCTACGATCCTCCTCACCGGAGAAACTGGAACAGGAAAAGGGGTGATCGCTCACCATCTTCACTACCATGGTTCGAGGCGAGGACGGCTGTTTATCGAACAGAACTGCGGGGCGCTGCCTGAGACGCTGCTGGAAAGCGAGCTGTTTGGCCATCGACGCGGAGCCTTCACGGGGGCCGTTCAAGACAAGAAAGGTCTCTTTGAGGTGGCAGATGGGGGAACCCTCTTCCTGGACGAGGTCAGCGAGATGAGTCCCACCATGCAGGTCAAGCTGCTTCAGGTCCTTCAGGACGGCAGGATGCGGCGAATCGGGGAGACTGAATCCAGGCAGGTCGATGTTCGGATCGTCGCGGCCACCAATAGGGACCTGGAATCGGAGGTCAAAAAAGGCGCCTTTCGAGCAGACCTTTACTACCGCCTCAGTGTGTTTCCTGTCAGAACACCTGCCTTGCGCGAACGGCGAGAGGATATCCCCTTACTCATCGACTATTTTCTCGAAAAACAGTGTAAGAAGTTGAAAAAGCCGGTTATGGGACTGAGTCAGGACGCCATACAACGGCTGTGCGACTACGACTTTCCTGGAAACGTGCGAGAGCTGCAAAATCTCATTGAGCGGGCCGTACTCCTGAGCAGCGGTTCTCGGCTGGATCTGGACGAATGGCTGCCAAAGCCTAGTGATCCCTCCCGAGCAGCGGGGAGCCCTACGCTGACGCAGGTTGAAAAGGACCATATTCTGGAGCGACTCCATTCGCGGAAAGGGAATCTCGCGCTGGTGGCTAAAGATCTCGGAATCAGTCGTACGACACTCTGGCGTCGGATGAAGGCCTATCAGATCCCATGGGGTGCCAGACGAGTCGAAGTATCCGCCGAATAATTCTGTTCCTCGCGTTTCACCATCCTCTCCATATGATGGACCGACCTGCCACGATAATCGCCGATAAAAACAGGCGATGCATGTTTCACTCTGAAATCGACTGAAACATCCCGTTTCATGTAACGTCCACTTTTTCGATTCAGTCCCTTCCTCCCGCTACCGCCTCAAAGCTATAACACTCCATATCCATACATAGTTAGAGAAATATCCTATGAAACAATCCGATTGGCATGGAGCTTGTTATCAATGGTGGTCATTGAGAGGAGGATGTGAACCGTGGAGACTGAAGCACGACAGGTGTGGAACTGCAGAATCCCGCGAGGACCTGTCAGTTGGAGAAGCCAGATGGCCTTAACCAAATGCCTCGTAGAACTTCATGGGGGATCGATAGCGGCGCATTCGGAAGGAGAGGGATGCGGCAGCACGTTCACCATTCGACTTCCCGGCTGCTGAGCCTGGGTGGTCACGAAGACACCTGACATGACACAACAACTCAGACGACTAAGGAAGGGAGACGAAGCCATACTGATGGTTGGCGCGACTGGTTCCCGCTGGCTCGGCTTCTCTCCAACGCGCCGGTCGGAGCGGCGTACCGGCCGATGGGCTGTCGTCGGGGTGCTGGCGCTGACGCTCGGAACGTGGGCACTCGGGCTGGTGTACGCCTCCCACACACAGCCCGCGAGCGCCGTCCGGACGAGCATCGCCCCAGCTACCCCGCCGCCGGCTCTGCGCCCACCCGCACCAAGGACAGAAACGGCGCGTCAGGCAACGAGGCAGATCTCTCGCCCCCGTTCCTCTCGCGCCTTCATCGAGAACCAAGAGCAGATCGCTTTCCGTATCGGTGATGGAGTCCGAGGTCGGACCACTGCGCTCTCCTTTACGCCGCAGGGCCTTACAATGACCCTGACCGGATCGCGGCCCTCGTCACACATCATCCGGACGACCGCCAGGAGCCGAGATCCGCTCGTCCGGAACGAAGCCGCCGACTTGACGTACTGGCTCGTCACACTAAACTTCCTTGACGCCAATCCAGCGCTGCGCCCTCAATGGCAGAACCCGAGACCAGTGACCATCAGCTCCTCAACTGGTCTCCAACCCCATGAGGCGATCGGACATCCCGCCTCTGCCACCCTGCGCTATCTGGACGTCTGGCCGGGAATCGACCTACTCTACACCATCACCGACGGCAGGTTGTATTCCACGTTCGTCGTCAAACCGGGAGCGGATCCGAATCAGATTCAGTTTACCTACCATGGCGTCACCGCTATCAGACGGACCGAGGCTGAACGGCTGGAGGTCAGTACTCCGGTGGGAAGCTTTACTGAAGACGCACCCGTGGCGTATCAGGAGAGCCGATATCTGGCGCGGTTAGCGTATCTGCGAGATGGTAGTGTCGACGAGGTGCCCGGTAATACTCTGGAACCGAATGAACGACGGGTGGCGGTGGCAGTAGCGTACACCCTCCAGCCGTCAGGAGAGACGTCGGTTTGGGGAATTCACGTGGAGACCTATGACCCGCACGTCCCGCTCATCATCGAACGGATCGTCCGCTACCCCGGCTCCATTGAAGGAGTTGGTACCGATGTGGACCCTGGCCTGGCGGCAGACCGTAATAAGCCCGCCCATGCATATGCTTCCCCGGCTCCCCTAAACCTACCTACCCCGTGAGAAACGGTCCGCACCTGAATTTTTCCTCACGGTAATGATAATCTGCTTTCCATAATCGACGAGGCGCGAGGGAACTCGCCGTGCAACTTGATCAGAAGTGAGAATCATGAGATGCTTCGTCAGTGAGCCGTGGCAAATAACAATGAGGGGCGCAGTACGTCGCGCCCCTCCATTATGTACGGGCCTGCGCGATCTTCAGTGTCGAGCATTAACAAACAGGACGGGTGGTGTCGCGAATTCGTGGGTCACTGATCCTTCTTATCGTTGGTCTCGTTGTCTTATTACTGAGTGGCGGCCTGCTGTATCTCAAGACGCGAATGGCTGCCGAACAACTCCGCCACCTCGCAGAGCGGACGCTCACCCGCGAACTGAACCTTCCCGTACAGATCGAAAGCGCATCGCCGGCGTTTCTCAGCGGTAGCGTGGAGCTTCGTGGGATCACGGTCAGTGATCTATCCGGGGCGGTCCTGACACAAGCGGATCATAGAATCCATCTGCCGCTCTTGACGATCGAGCGGGCTCTTGTGACGTTCCGGCTGACTTCCCTCCTGCGTGGCGTGCTCCAGGTAGGCTCGCTCACCATCCAAGGTCCTCGACTGCGCATAACCGACAGTGCTGCATCGTCATCGACTCTTACAACGTTGGTCTCTACCCTCAGCGAAATCTCAAATACTGGGGAAACACAAGAGTTCCCAGTTGTGCTGGAGCAGGCCACTATCGCGTACCAGCGCACGACACCCCCACTTAGTGTCCAGGTCGACGGCCTCACGGGTCGGCTTGACTGGCCCTCTCCCGGCCAGGCTGTAGTCGCGGTGGCCACCGACGATATGATGGTGAGATTGGGAGTTCACGACCTACGGAAGATCCGCCTGCAAGTCCACGCGCGGCTGACACGCGACGGTGTGCAGGTAGAGCAGCTCAGTCTGGCCAAGGCCGGCTCCTCACTCACCGTGACGGGCAACATTCGCACAGGTGCAGGTCGGCCCCAACCCGAGCTGAGCATCACAGGACGGCTTTCACTGGAAACGCTGGCGTCGAGGCTCGGCGGCGCGGCCCCCTGGAACGGACAGCTTGCCGTAAAGGGGAAGATCGTCGGCGAAGCAACTACCCAGGCGTTGAAGGCAAGCCTTCTACTGGAAGACGGGACCGGACGCCTTGTGGGGCAGACGGATGCGAGGGTTCAGGACGGACTCCTCACAGTGAAGCACCTGTCGCTCCACCAGGGCGCCAGTCGGCTGGCGGGCGATGGAACCATAAATCTGACGACGGCGACAGCCGATCTCAACCTTGATCTCCGCGGTCGGCTTGAGGATGCGGTCGGATGGTTTCGGACCGACACACCCGTGTCCGGACCGATCGTCGGCCGCCTCCGGCTTACCGGAACCGCGTCAAGCCCGAATGGAGCCGGCCACATCGAAATGCACCAGGTGCGGATTGGGACTGAACAGATCGATGCGCTGGTCGCCAGGCTTGATCTCACAGCCACTGTACTGACGATCCCTTCGCTCACGGGGCGCTATCGTGGAATCCCCTTTAAGGCTTCGGCGGCCATTGAGGTCGGCGGGGGTTATCGGTTCATCGTACTCCCGACAAGGATGGACGTCGCCTCGATCCGTGGCCTGGCCGATCGAGGGGCGAGAGGCGTCCTCGTCGTATCACTCTCCGGAGCCGGGCAGTGGCCCGAACCTCGCGTCGAAGGTGAACTCGCGCTCAAGGATCTGGTCTTTCATGATGCGAAGGTCGGCAATGGACGTATCCGCTTCACGTTGGAAGAAAACCGATGGCGCTGGGAGCTTGCCGACAGCCGGACGCTCCGCGCGACAGGTGTGGCGCCCCTGCTGCTGGCCGGCCCGCTTGAGGTCGACGCTTCGGCAACCAACCTGGACCTGGAGCCGCTTTTTCAGGCGCTGCGCGCGCACCTGCGTTTTCCCCTCGCGGTGCGAGCGGATGGCCACGCCAGACTCCTTGGGACGCTGCCGGAACTCGGTGATGTGGCCGGCTGGATCGACCTGACCAACGTTCGCGGAACGGCCGGCTCAACTCCGTTACGCCTGCGGCAGCCGACGCGTGTTGTGCTGGAACCTGAAGCCCTCCGCATCGATTCGTTGGAGTTGAACGGTCCCGGTCTCTCGGTAACAGTAACGGGAGGTCTTGAACCAGGCGGGCGACTCGACCTTTCCGTGTCCGGTCATGCCCCATTTGACATCATCGGCCCATGGGTTCCGGCCTTGCGCGATCTGCAAGGCACGCCTCGGCTGCAGCTCTCGCTCGCTGGTGAGCCCGGAGCTTTACGAGTGACTGGACGCGCCGAGCTGGCCCACGTTCAGGTCAAGCCCAAGATCATTCCGATCTGGATCTCCGTAGAGACCGGCGAGGTGACTTTCAACAATGATCGTATCCACTACATCGTAGCGGCGGGTGCGTTGGCTAAGGGTGGACTGAAGGGAGAAGGAACCGCACAGCGCCAAGGGGGATCGTGGCACCACACACTGGAGTTTAGCGTAGATCATGCGTCCCTCGATTTGATCAATGACCAACTGCTGCCCGAGCGACACTGGGTTTCCGGTACCCTTTCCACGCGTACCGCCTTAGCCTTCGACACCGCACCGAACCGCGCCACCATTCCCACACTGCAGGGTCAACTGTCAATGCGGCTCCAGGACGGTAGCCTATCCCATTATCCCGCCTTGGTGCGGCTCATGGGCGTGCTCGGAGCGCCTGCCCAGCCGTACCGCCTGCCTGACCTTACCCGGGAACGGATGCCGTACCGCCGGATCAGTGCCGACATTGCGGTGAAGGACGGGGTGATGCAGACAACCAACCTCCTGCTCGACAGCGAGGTGATGCGGCTCACGGCAGTGGGTCACATGACACTGGCCAACCAGCACGTGGATCTGGACCTCGCGGTCAGGCCCCTGCAGGTTTTGGAACAAGGTATTCGGAGAATCCCCCTGCTGGGCCGTCTGTTGCCCAAGAAGCAGAGCCTCGCTCTCACCTACTTCGATATGGAAGGGCCGTGGGATGACCCCACCATCTCCATGGCCCCCGTCAAGTCGCTGAGTCAAACCGCACGCGATCTCCTCCTCTTCTTCCTGCGTGCGCCCTGGCGCGCCATCGCACCAAGCCGCTGACCTCCGCTCGTCTCAACAAAACGTTATCCAAATTCATTCACTCTGTATCTCCTTGTGTATCACTGACCGCTACCCTACTCCGTACACGCTCTCGCACCTATCACTCCTAACCACGCATCAACACAGGCACCCGCGCCTCGCACTCCGATGCAGCGATGGGACCTCACTGATTGGCAAGGTTCGTGCTTCGTTTGGGGGAAACTATACGAACGCCGCAACCCTGTAACGTGAAGGCCCACACCTATTATCGGAGGGGGACAGCGCATGATGGCATCAGTACGCCCTATCGGTGAAACGTTGTATGCCCGGCACGCGCATGAACTGACACCATCGGCACCCAGTTTCGGCGACTGGAGTCAAGGCAGACGTCGCGAGAGGAGGATTAAAATGAATAGTCACAAGGTATCGTTAGTCTTTGCCGCAGCAATAGTCCTCATTGCTCCTTTGGCGGTTTCGGCTGGAGGGGGCTATGAGCAGGCGCGAATTTACTCCAGATCGCCCAAGTCATTGCACGTGGAAGGCTTTGTCAACAAAGATAACAAAGTCAAAGATTTTCATATCGTCAATAAGAAGATTGAGGCCGGGTACACGACCTTTAATGGAAAAGCAATTAAGGGTATGAAGACCAACCAGTGTTTTCTTGATGCGCCAATACAACAACCCAAGGCAGTAAGATTCGGGCACGTCAATTATTCTGAGACACCTGATGGTTATAACCAGGCCATGGCATGGTTAAGCATTACCAATGATGGTACTGGGGAAGGTAGCGTTGAGGTGAGATCGATGGAAATCTGGGGAAAGGATCAGAATGGTCGGGTTTTTCCTGTCAGCGACGATTTGTTCTGCAAAAAGGATGATTGCCAGGAATCGAACCTCGTCTGGGGTTCTATGCTGCAAGATAAGGCGTACTGGAGCAATCCAGAGGCTTGGGCTCTCCGTTGCCCAAGCGGTGACACCAACGTGGAGGCGTGTGGTAACAATCCGGTTAACCCATTGATATTTGACCTGCAATGGAACAAGCCCGCAAACGGGCTGTTCGCCATTCCAACCGTTGTATTTCCGACCAGTCGATACCCGGACCAGGTATTCCATCCTTGGTTGGCGGTCTGGGATGATGAACCGGACAGTCGTAGACCGAATGCCGAACCGGGCGTTCAATACGCTGTACGCGTCATTGTGAAAGTCAATGGCGCTGCACGGTTGCAAGCAGGCCTCGATTATTGGGCGCCGCCCGGAACGGCTCCCTATTGCGAACCGTCGCACCAACACAGCGAACGGTGCGAAGGCGCCGTGTCCAACTGGCAATGCGAATCCGGCGGCTGGGTCAGCGTCATCGCGGGCCCGCCGGGAATCTTCCGACCGTGAATCCCATTCCGACACGGTAATGACAGCAGCCTGTCAGGAACGGATCGCGCCCATAAATTCAAAGCTATCCGACTATACGATATTTAAGGCAACATGATTGCGGAAAAGAAGAGAGCGAAGAAGCCATCATGAAAACGGCTATCCTGGATCAGTCACGTCATCTTTTTGATAAGATTTTCCAATGCGTGTGGCACCGCAAGATTTACCACTTTATCGCCGGTGGGATACTTCTTCTCACCGTCATTACTCTTGAAGCACCGAGTTTCAGGGTGTTCTGCCTTGTCTGGCTGGTGACGTTTTGGGCTCTGAGCAAGCGCATCTCTACATCAGTCCTGGGTCTCTTCCTGGTGAACGTGTTGTCTGGATCAACATTTACCACATTGGGGACCGGCGTGATTTTTGTGGTCGGAGATGGTGCGGCGGCAATCGTCGGCTCGGCCTTCGGCGCCACACAATGGCCGTGGCGCACCGACAAGACCGTGCTGGGATCGCTGTCTTTTCTCGGTTGCGCGTTGGTGGCGATGGCCGCGTTAGTGAACTCGACGGCATCTTGTCCCCCCGGGGACCTGTTGCTGGTGGCGGTTCTGCCATCACTCGTTGGTTGCCTGGCAGAAGCATTACCGCTTACTCTCCTACGTGACATCAGAGATTTCACACCTGACGATAACCTCCTCATAATCTTGTCGAGTGGAGCCGTTCTCCATCAACTGGTGAAATTGTGCCATATAGAAGCAACGCTGTAGTCGGTGAGCGAAACTATGGGAAATCGGATCTGCGTGAGACGGTCCGGCCACCACAATAAAATGGCGGCACCATGGGCGAAGCTCTGCGCGATCGTGGATACCGCCCATCCAAGAGCCGTTGT encodes:
- a CDS encoding Multi-sensor signal transduction histidine kinase produces the protein MTGNEGVRPTLQAVLIAVPAFAAMLILINLPLFSLLELKGLDLLFRMRGPLAPPGEIVVVAIDEPSFAEIMTQWPWPRRLHARLIEQLKKAGARVIAFDILFAEPSQPEEDRALAQAIHAAGNVVLAGERSVVTDALFRQTILVDPIELFKATASVGIATLPIDPDGIVRRPLPFSNDLPSFASQIVRLYQGQAPYASQTDSSDTTLINYFGPPRTVKTISYYQALEADRMLPSGTFTDKIVLVGRAVQAAPEPQRASPDVFPTPFSFDAGGPTAGVEIHATIVANLLTKQMVTEPPGAVRYGLLFLLALIGSLSTMRLKPLWAAGAILGLSILFLLFAFGFFTKGLVWLPIFAGMVQLGLVYGGYLIAQVFSAQRERRLALEAMNRELEQKVKERTAQYVAANEELVKEQHELEKTLHELAQTQNELLQSEKMASLGFLVAGVAHELNNPISFVHSNMDFIGEYVLRLKGVLEAYETITLPDGPAYQQLAELKKGARLDRTLHTLDELITSCKRGTERVKRVVLDLGTFARADDVDPAPADLHEGLEITLNLLAKEYRDRITVHREYGTLPQVECHAGQINQVFMNLLLNAAQAIPETGDVWINTSSHGDKVVVIIKDNGCGIPEANLPRIFDPFFTTKKVGEGMGLGLSISYGIIQKHGGNMRVSSPDRQGTEFTIELPVKWSGTK
- a CDS encoding two component sigma-54-dependent hydrogenase transcriptional regulator, Fis family, which translates into the protein MNRYGMLIVDDERDILTTLSLTFEEDYDVFQANSGAEGLAILEREEIALIIADQRMPEMTGVEFLERSIAKRPQAIRIILTGYTDTASLIRAINAGRIYRYVTKPWNRDELRITVKRAFESYELAMENQRLLRELQAANERLQTENLYLKREVEKAPRSDTIIGNSPAMRRVFDLIEKVIDSSATILLTGETGTGKGVIAHHLHYHGSRRGRLFIEQNCGALPETLLESELFGHRRGAFTGAVQDKKGLFEVADGGTLFLDEVSEMSPTMQVKLLQVLQDGRMRRIGETESRQVDVRIVAATNRDLESEVKKGAFRADLYYRLSVFPVRTPALRERREDIPLLIDYFLEKQCKKLKKPVMGLSQDAIQRLCDYDFPGNVRELQNLIERAVLLSSGSRLDLDEWLPKPSDPSRAAGSPTLTQVEKDHILERLHSRKGNLALVAKDLGISRTTLWRRMKAYQIPWGARRVEVSAE
- a CDS encoding putative assembly protein, which translates into the protein MSRIRGSLILLIVGLVVLLLSGGLLYLKTRMAAEQLRHLAERTLTRELNLPVQIESASPAFLSGSVELRGITVSDLSGAVLTQADHRIHLPLLTIERALVTFRLTSLLRGVLQVGSLTIQGPRLRITDSAASSSTLTTLVSTLSEISNTGETQEFPVVLEQATIAYQRTTPPLSVQVDGLTGRLDWPSPGQAVVAVATDDMMVRLGVHDLRKIRLQVHARLTRDGVQVEQLSLAKAGSSLTVTGNIRTGAGRPQPELSITGRLSLETLASRLGGAAPWNGQLAVKGKIVGEATTQALKASLLLEDGTGRLVGQTDARVQDGLLTVKHLSLHQGASRLAGDGTINLTTATADLNLDLRGRLEDAVGWFRTDTPVSGPIVGRLRLTGTASSPNGAGHIEMHQVRIGTEQIDALVARLDLTATVLTIPSLTGRYRGIPFKASAAIEVGGGYRFIVLPTRMDVASIRGLADRGARGVLVVSLSGAGQWPEPRVEGELALKDLVFHDAKVGNGRIRFTLEENRWRWELADSRTLRATGVAPLLLAGPLEVDASATNLDLEPLFQALRAHLRFPLAVRADGHARLLGTLPELGDVAGWIDLTNVRGTAGSTPLRLRQPTRVVLEPEALRIDSLELNGPGLSVTVTGGLEPGGRLDLSVSGHAPFDIIGPWVPALRDLQGTPRLQLSLAGEPGALRVTGRAELAHVQVKPKIIPIWISVETGEVTFNNDRIHYIVAAGALAKGGLKGEGTAQRQGGSWHHTLEFSVDHASLDLINDQLLPERHWVSGTLSTRTALAFDTAPNRATIPTLQGQLSMRLQDGSLSHYPALVRLMGVLGAPAQPYRLPDLTRERMPYRRISADIAVKDGVMQTTNLLLDSEVMRLTAVGHMTLANQHVDLDLAVRPLQVLEQGIRRIPLLGRLLPKKQSLALTYFDMEGPWDDPTISMAPVKSLSQTARDLLLFFLRAPWRAIAPSR
- a CDS encoding Cytidylyltransferase family protein, whose protein sequence is MKTAILDQSRHLFDKIFQCVWHRKIYHFIAGGILLLTVITLEAPSFRVFCLVWLVTFWALSKRISTSVLGLFLVNVLSGSTFTTLGTGVIFVVGDGAAAIVGSAFGATQWPWRTDKTVLGSLSFLGCALVAMAALVNSTASCPPGDLLLVAVLPSLVGCLAEALPLTLLRDIRDFTPDDNLLIILSSGAVLHQLVKLCHIEATL